The window GCTTTTAATTCCGTATTTAATAAGTATTTGGGGTACAGGTTTACGATAATCAATGCTAAAAGAACTATCTAACAACTCCAACATCACTCCACAATAAGTTTCTAAATATATTTTTGCTAAGTCATTGATTATCAAATCTTTCATTATGTTCTTATGGTATACTTCGTTTCTAAAATGATGGCATATATCAAAAATATTTTTTGTACCTGACGTTATTATGCTATCTGAAACTAAAAATTTCGTTTTGGCTCTAAAATCAGAATACGGGTCTTTAAATGTTCCATTTATTATTTCTATATAGTCTTCATTAGAACGTTCATAGTTTGTTATATTCCACATCGAAATTTCAATGGCATTGTCTATCAGAATCAAAGCAAGTCTTGATCCTGTAGGTGTATTCTTGTCAATTTGAGCTGTTGCCTCTTCAATTTGCTCAATAAGTTTGGCTAAAAAATGAATGTCCATTGCATTTCTCCCTCAAATTAAATTGATATAAATTCAAGATCAACCTATCCAAAATTAATCTGTATACTTTTCCATCTCAGATTATCAAAACTTCCACCAAAGCTTCTTATTTTCCTATTCTCTGGAAGCAGTTTAATGTTTTGATTTTTTTATATCTGCTTACTACGGTATGCATCCTCAATGCTGATTATATATTAATTGGAACAAAATCCGAAGTTTAATATATGTCACAATGATTTTAAAGAAGTAATGGGAGAACCAAAAAGATCAGAGTTAATCGAATTTGCAGTTAAATATAACGGTAAAGCCGTTGAATCAAACGAGATGGATGCTAATGCAGTTGCAACTTTCTTGTTGGGGCTGTCTAATGCAATAGAAACAGCAAATTCAATTATTAATAAATCCTACTTGTGATTATATGATTAAGAATTTTGTGGAGTTGGGAGACGATGAGATTCGAACACGGCATTGGATATATTAAATATTGGAGTGAGAAATAATGTCAGAACCTATTATAAAAAATATTCATGGGAAGATTACAAACAAAAGAGATGCTGTAGTATCTATGTCTATTATCTGGGAGAGAATACTCCATGCTCCACTAAAATATAGCCACTGTGAGTGTGGAACTCCGTTCTGTTTTGGGTTTCTCAGGTCTTATGACCACGACGGAGGAATTGACACCCCTGGGTTTGAAGCACCTCAGTGGTTTTACATCCATTGTTTTGAGTGTGGGTATGATATGAGTATTACCCACCTCGGGCTTAACTTACATGAACTAAAACTAGAGAGTAAAAATAATATATGGGACAATATGGATGTATGCGAAAATTGCGCGAATTTCAAAGAGTTTTACGCGGATCACATTCTAGAAAAAGGTGAGGCTACTAAATTAGCTCATCATTGGTGCAATATGGATAGTGAAGATACGACACGAACAACAAAAGCGTGTTGTTGGTTCAGTGAAAAAGAGTAATATTACCAAAATTTCCACCAAGGCTTTTTACTTTCTGTATTCTCTGGAAGCAGCTTCATATTTAACTTGCTGTTTTCCTGAATTCAACTCTGAATATGTACCGCTTGCTTTTGTGTATTTATTTTTCAAATTCAAAATAAAAACATTCTTATACGGTACCTTTCAATTTCCATTGTGTAACTGGATAGTGTAACTGGATATTTTGAGGTATTGGTTTGAAAAAATATACGTATCTTATTTTGTTTGTTTTGCTTGCTTCAATGCTGACCGTAGGATGTACTGGATCAAATAATGAGAAAACTGCTTTTCAAGATGCTGCATGGAACGAAAGTTTTCATAACAATTTAGCATTATTACATACCGATTTGAATAATTCGATCAATGCAATGGATCTAACAGATGGTCTTAATGATACCTCATTTACAATGGCAGGACAAAATATGATTGATGATTCTCAGAATGCACTAAACGAAAATAACCAATTTATTGTATCTCCGAAGTTGCAAGAAGCGCAGAAAGAGTGGGTTTTGGGACTCAACGACAGTATGTCCTTAGGTAAATGTGTGTTAAATATTTCTAATGATAGCAAAAATACTAATTTAACGGCTCTAAATGAAGATGTTGAAGAATTTCAATCGATTGCAAGTTCTATGTCGCTTCATATGAACAGAGCAGCTACTTTAGCAAAGATTGCTCAAGGAACCGTCTGACATAGGAAGCCTTGAAAGCTCTGATCTTTTCGTGTAGTCCTTATTCTTGTATACATGGAATTTTGCGGTTTCCCGTCTGTAAGGTCTTACAACTACTAACCTTTAAGACCTTACAGATATTACCAGAATTTCCACCATGGATTTTTATTTTCCGTATTCTCTGGAAGTAGCTTAATGTTTAATCTGCTTTTCTCCGAGATCAAAATCTGAATATGTACCACTTACTTATGCATATTTTGATTTAACTTTTCTATCTGCTTATTCTTATCTTCGGGAGTTAGACGGACAAAATAAATCGCGTGCGTACGCATCACGTGGTGAATGCGTGTTAACAGAACATATCGTGGCATAAAAGCACAATTTCAGCACTTTTATTAATGCGCAGACCTTTTGTGTTCTGGTAATAAATTTTAAAGGTGGAAATATGATAGGACTCCATGCAGAAATTGAAATCAAATCATTAATTCCACTCTCTGGAACTCACCTTAGATGTGCTTGTCTTTGTGCAAATAGGTGTAAAGAAATAGAACAAGAGTTTATAGATGAAAACACTACCATAGATGAAAATGATCTGTGTCAAGAAGATATCGCATATGCTACGGGTGCTGTAATATCCAGCATCGCATTTCTGGAATCGAGTATAAATGAGTTTTTCCAAGATTTTTTTCATGACTTTGATAATTTAAAAGTAAACAAGTTAGATTCATTGATGAATTTAAAACAAACATGGGACGAAAACAATGAAACTATTTTGTGGTATAAACTTGATAAAAAATACGAGATTACATATAAGGAAATATTAGGTAAAACATCATATAAAAACAGTAAAACTTACGATCGTTTTAAAAATCTTATCTATTTACGTAATTTGCTGGTACACTTTAAAGCAAAGTGGCAAACAACTGATCCAAAAGAAGATAATCAGTACAGAATAAAACATTTAAGAAAACAATTTAAAGAAAATACATTCATGGAAAAAACAGGCAACTCTTATTTCCCAAAAAAATGTCTTGGTGCAGGGTGTGCTGAATGGTCTATAATTGTTTCAACTGAATTTTTAGCTATGTTTTCTAATGAGCTTTCTTGTTATGATATTGATCTACAGTTAAGAACAAATGTCAACAAAATTCTCCAGCAATATTCCTTTAAAACTAACTAAAAGCTGAATATTAAAACCGCAGGAAATGAGCCTAAAAATCAGAGAAACAGCGATCCTCTATGCATAAAAGTTACTGTTCGGTTCAGTCATGTTGAATTGTCAGGTACTCTGTATAAAGTTCAATCCAAAAACTTGAGCAATTAAGTAACTGTCACAAAATAGATTAAGCATATTTTTCATAAAGTTCATTTTCAATTGGTGGTATTGATCTTGAAAATCAAGGCATCCAATTGAAACCTGTGCATAGTTTGTTCTGTGACTACTCCTAAGCTCCAAATATAATCCGCTTGCTTATGAGTGTTCTCATTTAGTTTCTCTATCTACTCATCCTTGAAACCATACTTTTTTCAGCTTCAGCCCTCATAAAACCACATTTCCTGCCTTCAGACCATAGTTATTTTTAATTCCTTTCCTCTCTACAATTCTATTGAGCTATTTAATCTTCACATTAGTTCTTTCAAGAAATTACACTCCGAACCCTCAAAAAGTCCTACAGAGGATCGAATCTATTTTCTCGATGAATTGCATGTCTTAATTTCAATCTATTTTTCAATCTCTTATGAACTCAATATACCCCACTCTGTCAATCGCTTCTTAATATCTCTCATTTCGTAATCGGTGAAAGAAAGACTTTGATAGTTCAATAGAGAAGTCTTTGGATCGTGACCCTGCCTACTGTATATGCAATATTCAGGAATTCCACATTTCAACATCCAGGACTCAATTGTTTTTCGGGGGGTTTTATTTCCGACTTTCGGGCTGATCTCTGCTTTTTGCGATCATCTGGACAAGTCCCTATTCCAGGAACTTCTTTCGGGAGGTCTTTTTCCATCTAAGAATTGTTTGAAAATATAATGAAATGTTGAAGGCACTTTGATGATGAAACGCTTACAGAATTGTTTAAAGGCAGAGATTTACAATGTTGTCTCTCGATGCTTGTGATTTTTTGAATTTTTGGAGCTGATTTTCTTCAAGGTCGGAATGCTGTTATATGAAATAATCTTTTCAGCCTATCTGTTAGAAGCTCAATACAGGGTTTTCTTTAAGCTTGAAGTCTTTGTACATCAGATTCTTCGATTACCAGCATGATTCTCAAATCCAATATACGCCAAAGTAAAATTATTACTTTTTTTTATTATAATTTTCTTTGCTATGTAAAACAGACATTATTATATAGATAGGAATGTATTTTATATCTACAATCTTTGTTACCGATTAAAAGACACTGTTTGAGATCTTTTTAGTGTGGGAATTCTAGCAAAGATTGTTTTTGAATCTATTAGTGGGGAGGAGTCTATATTCAGAGAAGAAGCAGGACTGATATCGCAGTAGCTATTTTAAAAACAGCAAATAATGGGGCAAAGAAAACTCATATCGTTTATGAAGTAAATCTTAACTTCAACATTGCTCAGAAGTATCTGGAAATGTTAAAAGAAAAAGAGCTTATCAGGAATGAAAACGGGATTTTCATCACTACAGATAAAGGAAAGATTTTTCAGGATATAGCTAAGGAAATCAAGCTTTAAACTGCTTTCCATTTACTTTTTTTAATTTTTTTACATTTTTTCTTTTTTATAGTTTACTGGTTTTAGATTATGAGAGTCATTGACCAAATCTTTAAAAACGTAGATTCTCTGTGCCTGGAAAAAATGTAGGGATATTCGTGTGTTTACGGTATTCAGTAATTAGCACAATAACCAAAAATACACACATAGAGAACAATATCTGCATACATAATACTGCATACATAATACCGTAAATCCGTTTCATCCTGGTCTGAATTTGAGTCGAAATAGGTTGCAATATCTCCAAAAATGAGTTAATGTGATACTGTCAAGCGAAATATAGTTTCTATACAAATTATATATTCTTACGATTATATAAATATAATTGTCTTATATTGGAATAGACAAAATGCGATCTTTATTTTCAGTCGAATACCCCGCTAGCTTGCTGCGGGGTGCGCCAGCGCAACTTTGGTTTTCAAAAAAGCAAATGGAACCCCCTATCAAACCTTTCTTTATCCATCTCTTTTTATGCTCTATCTCTTTTAGATATCAGGTTTAAGGCTATCACGAAGCTGGAAATAAATATTATAGCGAGTACTGCCGTATTTATGGGGCTGCTTATACCTGAAAAATTATTGACAAAAGGGCTGGTAATAGAATAAGCAGCATTGCTGGCAGAATACATGTTCCTTGCATGCAGTCCGTAGTAAGCCGATTCCAGAAGTACTGCTATAAGTGAGATTAAAACTGCTATTAAAAAACTGCGGATTATAATTTCAAGTTTCATTCGAGATCACCTTTTATAACTGCATCCTGAGATATAAACAAATTTGTTTCAGTCGAATATCCTGTGGATTTTTTATGGGGACAAAAAACGGGCTTGAAATAATTGGGTCTGAATATTAACCTGTACAGCGTCATTCACTGTATAATGTCGTTCTTTCCACGCTCGACGCAGGAGAGCTGCTTTTCAAAAAAGTGAAAAAATTTTTAACACTGAAGGCGGGAAGTCTCCTTCCTCGACAAATCCTCAGATTTGGCAGGTGGGAGATGAAAGCCGTCAACTTATAAAATGTCTTCTGTTGTTGATTCTGATAAGTTATTAATGTTGATTCTGATAAGTTATTAATACTCTCGACTCCTGTTAATATTAGTTATCTATTAGCTCACCCACACCTACGGGTAAAGGTAAAGTTGGGATAGCCGGATAACAAACTGTCAGGTACAAACTTTCTGAACTTAGACTATAAGGTTCTACAGAGAAGTTCTGTAGGTAAAAGTTTGAACGGTGAACAGTAGAGCTTGACACGGTATATTGCAATAAGAAGTTGTGAAACTTATTGCAAAATGCCTTGTGGACAGGCTTTCGGTAGCAATATCGAAAATCTACGACAATACAGGTTTTTTGAGGAATTGAGATTCTTTGAGAATCGAAGCCGATGATAAAAATACTCGTAGGAAGCTCCTTCCTCGCCATCAGGCAGGGAGGAGTAGTTCACATTTACCTTCATGTCTTCTTGTCGATTTCGTTTATTTCTGTATTATTCTCTGCTTTTTGATCATCCGCAGAGATTATAGCATCCTCTAAACTATTTATTGATTTATTTCCCCACACTGCTTTCAAATATTCAATAAATGTAGACATATTGCTCGAGGAATTGTTCTCTCCTGCATTTCCCGTAGAATGGGTATAACACATGAATAAACAAGATAGAAGAATAATCATAACCAGAGCGACAGCGCAAAAAACGGTTTTAAGATTCCTGTTTCGTTTCCTTTTTTTCATCCATATTTTTGAATCCAGGTATTCTGAACCCTGGATTTTATCCAGATTTTCAGCTTCTTCTTCGCTTAGCTTTGAAATAAAGTCATTGTTGCCTTTTTGATCAACCATGTCTTCTATCAGAGTTTTGAGAAGGATTTTTCCCTCGGCTTTTGGCTTTGAAGGTGCTTCACTGGCAATAAATTTTATAAAATTAATCTTGTCTGAATATTCTAAGAGTTTTAGTGCTTTTTTAATTCCTTTCTCAAAAGAATTGTACCTGGGATCTCTTCTGGAATTCTGTGCCCACTCATTATCTAAATAGTTTAAAGGTAAATTCTCCCGTGAAGTCTTCTTAAAGAGTAAATTGAACAAATCTTTGTTATGTTCTTTATGTATAGTTAGTACAAGATCTGCAATGATGCCTTCAATATATACATTCCTTGAGAGTAATATTTTATAGAAATCTTTCCTGTGTTCTGAAGATTCAATTTTACTATATATATTTATGAGAACTTTTCTAATATTGGGATCGTTTACATCAGTGGCTTTTTGCACCAATCCCTGAAATATTTCAACTTTCTCCATATCATCAAAGTTGTCTAAAATGGAATTAGAGGAACTGCAATAATAGAATGGGTCACTTAATATCTTTTTTACAACAGGGCTTACGGAATCTGACCTGGTTTTACTTCCTTTTGAATAAGAAGTTTTACCTTTAAGGAATTCTTCCCCCAGCTCTTTATAGAAATTCCAGGATCCCGATTTAGTAAATTCCTGGAACGTTCCGTTTTCTCCGAGTTCAAAATCCGGATTTGGTTTGATGAAACTAACAGAAACGTCAGCTTCTGAAGGATATTGAGAAACATCAAAAACAAATGTAGATCTGTGCCTTAATATGGTAATTAATTTAAAAATAAGGGAAAGTCCACTACTGAGTTCTGAAATCTTGACAGATACTTTTTTGCGAGAACGAAGCTTGCCTGCTGTGTATTCTAAAACTTCTTTTTCTATAGGGGTCTCGCTAATATTTTTAAAGTCCCCTTCCTCCCAGAATCCAACCAGCTTATATTTCTTCACATCGAGATTTTCTACCTCAAATTTAACCCTCTCATAGAACTGCTTTAATAATTGAAGATCAGAAACAATCTCATCCTGTAATGGAAAATTTTTGTAGACCTGGATGAATACAACTCTTTCTTCTCTTCCATTCTCAGCCTTTACACTCAAACTGCACCCAAAAATTAGTTCATTCTCTTTTGATTCCAGGTAAAAAGCACTTCTTTTTGTATCAAGCTGCGTTGCCAGTTCAGTGTATTGTTCAAAAAGGATATTGCCTTTTAATAGCTGGCCCGTTGAATTATATATTCCATAGTCTGAGTTATGGCTGGCACTGGAAAGGTGGAAAAAAGCAAAGCTCTCTGGAGTTTCATCACGACGATTAGAAGCTGAATTTCCCAATTTCTCCAACTCTCCATGGATTTATTTTTGGATATTCCCGCTGCATTTCCGGATTCTCACTTTCCATAGTGAGAGGTTTCATGGTTGCATCCACACTGACCGTGTACATATAGATCGGCATTTGATATGCCATATTTACAATTTCCTTGAATGTGGTAATCTCGCAGAACATATCATATATTTCATGCTCTATATCCCTGGCTTCTTTTGAATTCTCCATAATCTTTGAAAGATCCCTGAACATGTCAGTCTTGGTCACCACAATAGCGTACGATTTTTCATTCCCGAATATATTGATTATATTTGAGTAGTGCCCGAAGAGTTTTGTCAAATTTGTTTTGCCGCCATTATGGTAGTCAACGATATGATCTCCATCTACCAGAAAAATGATTTTCCCTGCACTTTCAAATCTTTTATATACATGGGCAAAAGTGACTTTCTCTACAACCTCTGCAAATTCATTTTTATGATTATCTCGCAGGTTTTTTATAAAATCTATATTTCCCATATTCTGTTCCAGTGTGGGAACATCTATATTGAAACGTTTGTTGAGGTCTTCAATTGTTGTCCCATATTGTACCGGGTCAAAATTCTTTGTGTGTTCGCCCCCGTAGTCAACAAATGTCATTCCTACAGGTTTAACCCCTTTTTTGCCTGATAACAAATATATTGCAAGATCTGTCTGGAGGTTGCTTCTTGGAAGTTCTCCCTTCTCTATATCTGCAAGCATATTTTCAATCTTTAAACTTTCTTTGTTTTTTTCCGACACGATAATTTCTTTTCTCTGGCCCCCCAGAACAGTTACAAACTGATTGTAGAATGCAAGCAGTAACAATGTTTTTCCGGACCGTGAAGGCCCATACACAAATACATCATAAGCCCTTATACCGCGAATGGTCTTCGTCAGAAGGAAAGAAAATGTAAATAAAATTCCTAGCAAAATCATAAATTCAAAAATCTTGTTTGAACCACTTGACATAAACTCCGGTTCTTGAGAAGACCACATAATGCTAATCAAAGCCAGGATTAGATACGATGAGGTAAATACAACAAAAATCAGGATAAATCGACGTAAATACATTGCAAGCCTGTCAAAGCGATTATTATAATAGGAATAAAAGCTTAAGCATCCACCTTCCAACATTCCAAGCACAAATCCGTCAAGACGTAAAAACCCACTTACGTAAAAGACGTACACAAACGGCAAGAACACTGCAAGTAAGAAAATTCCCCCGATTCTGGAGCGAAACTCGAGAATCATCCCAATTGCACTGGAAATAAAGGATGCTACGAAAAAGCTGAAAATGAGTTTTATGTACCATCCTGCATCTGATAGCCAGTAGGGCATACTCATATTTAAAAAAATAAGGGACAGGAGAACCCCCAATAAAACCAGAATGATTTCAAAAATCGTATGAGTTCTACTTATTTTCAAGCTTTAGAGCCTCCTTTAATGACTTCGTTTTATAAAGGCTCTTGATCTCCTGGGGAATTTCCTCTATCCTTTCATTGTTTGCAATCTTTCCGGCTGCTTCTGAGCTTAAGAGGACATCTCGAGTTATGTACTCTCCATCCTGAAGTTTCAGGACATGATGCAGTATATTTTCCTTATTCCTTGCATAAATTTCCCAGTAACCTCCTCCGGCTACCAGGGGATAAATGTTGTCAAGAAAACTTGATGCGGCAAAAAAGGTCAGAGCAATCTCCCAGGGTTTTGTATGTCCATGGGGAGTAAGCAGGGAATCATTAGGTTTTTTCAAAGACAGGCTCTGATTGATATCTTTACTGATCATGCTTTTCATGAGCTCAGAACGTACATATCCGGAAGTTGATGATACAACTAAAGCAGCTTTTCCAAAAGTCCACCTTTCGGTCTCACCGATTGAAATTTTTAAAGAATTTACTCCAAGTTTCCTGCTTTCAAACAGGTCCTGATATGTGGATTTTGCGAGGTTTATGAGTTTATCAAGTTCTAATTTCCCATTTTTGTCCATGTCAAGGTTGCCCATATCAGGAATGGCATTTGTATCAGACTTGCCTTCCACAAGAGACAGGATCTGGGGATTGACACTTCCAAATTTGGTTTTGTATATGCCTTTTTTCGTCCTTTTTCCGGCTTCTATTTTTTTATTGATCAGCTCAAAATGTTCATGGAAATACTCATAATGCAGATTGAAATTTTTTCGGCTTGAAAATGTTTCCGTATTGGTGGCATCGACTTTATCAAGCATATCATACTGCAGTTGCTTTTCTTCAATTTCTTTATTTATATCTTTAATGTATTTATTTAACTCATCCATACTGGTGAAGTAATTAGCAGCTTCTAAATGGAGTTCTGTCAGATTTTCTCGCAAAAACTGCCTGATTTTTACCCTGTCATCGGATGCAAATATTTCGTCAAGTTTTTCACTGTCGATATTATTTGTATTTAAATCTGCAAATATAGAATTACAGATCCTTTCTCGAAGAACTTCAACCTTTTTAATTAAATCAATGGTTAAAAAATTATCAGGTATGATGATGTCAAAGGGTGTATCGATATGAATGGCCCAGTATTTCATGTTTGATTTGATATAATCTTCTTCTTTCCCGGCGTGCTCTTTATATTTTTTTATTAGTTGTTTTTTCTTCCCAAGTATAATTGCACGCAAGCCGCCCCTTTCAACTTCTTTCATCTTATATTTATAAAAATAATAATTGGTAACGGAATCAATAAACCTGCTTAAGCTTTCAAGGTCACATTCGTTCTCTTTTGAGATAGCCTCAATTTCCATCCTGATATCTTTAGTGCCAGCAGACAAAAACCAGCTATTTTTATCGTTACCTCTAACTTTCCCGGTACTCAATTGATCGATATACCGATCTAATGTTTCTTTCAATTTTTGTTCATTATCCGGGAGGTATTTGATATTCCGGTTAAGTTTTGCATAGGACTCAAGGTCAAGATCAATATCATTTAATTTATCTTTGATCTTTTTGTCGACCTCGATGGGCAGAGAATTTAGCTCGGCCATTTTCGGCTCGGTCGATTTCAGCTTCGTGTTCAGAATTTGGATTTCCTGACTCCTGGCGTTCATTGCTCCAAGAAGAGGAGGTATATCCTTTTTCCCTTTCAGGATATTAATCATTACAGACCTGCAATCTTCATTCTCAACCGCTGCAACCCGCCTGAATAAACTTGCATTTTTTACCAGAGTCTCGAGGGCTTCTGGAATCAAATGGAATAATTTTTTATCGATTTCATCTTTAAGTTTCTCCTGCGCAACGCCCTGAGCAAAATTATTAACTCGGGAAATATAGGATGTCAGGTCATTATAGGTTCCAATCTTTTCAAATTGAATCTCTGAAATGTTATATTTAATAAATTCCTCTATTTGTTCCACACTATGGTAATTAAGCAGTTTTGCGATGTTGTTTGTCCACACTTTTTCAATATTTCTATATTCAGTTTTTATGAACTCAAAGACTTCCATCGTTGGAGTGGCTTCTCCACTGATGTTGAACTTAATAAGGAGACCTTCAATAATCTCGTTTACATTTTTCCTGACAGCATCGATTTCTCCCAGTTCATGAATAATCTGGCTGTACTGCTCCTTTAATTCCCTTAACTCTTCTACGGGGTATTCGATTACATGCGAATCGGCAAAAATAAAAGAAGAATAGGATTTTCTTGCGTCACTAAGGTTAAGATCACTTCTCTCTATATGGAAGAAGTTAGTAAGAATCTGCGGGAAGACAGAATCAAATTCATCTACTTCTTCCAGCTCATACTGCCCGTTGGTATACTCCGTGGGACCCAGAGACGTAAATATTACATGATCAAAAAGTCTCTCATCGTGAGACACGTTTAAGTATTCAAGCTCTGTAAGGGAAATGGCAGCATTAAGCTGTTCTTTTTCTCCTTCTTTTGTTGTTGGAAGTACTGCAAAGAGATAGATGGCATCGTCCCTTTTTTCCTTGATATATCTTGCAAGGTCTATGAACATGCCTGAGCCAGTCCCTCCCCCAATCCCGACTATGATGGCTGTGACTCCAGGATTCGAAAAGGTAGGGAACCCATTTGCCTGTCCTTCACTCAAAACTTTATACAGAATGGCTTTTGAAACAGCTCTTCTGCGATGCACACCACCCCCGAAATCATCCATGATAAAGTGATCAAGACGTTTCAGGTCCTGGAAAGTAACTCCATCGTTTTCGGTATCATTCAACCACCACGTTTTGATCGAGCGGGATCTTTTTATGCTTGCTGAAACTTCAGCGCTGGTTAAATCGGATACATGTGTAATATTTGCAAGGTTTGGTAGATAGTAGGACTTAAATTCGATGTTTCCCGCTCCCTCCAGATTATCTACTTTCTCCATGATTTTTGTTTCCCACCGCTGATCCTCTGCAGATTCATTGGCGTCCGTATCCATCGTATAAATCTTAAGCCTGTTCACATCATTGGAGTAGTAGTGAAGTAACCAATCGTTATCGCATATTTCACGAGCAAGTTTTTTCCCGCATCCTCCTACACCCACAATTGTCAGGTTTGGAGGGTACTTAAAAGATTGACTCGAATCGTCATCTACCCTTTTCATTCGGTATCTTCTCCTGCATCGATGTCGTCCTTTGAATTGAATCTCACACCAATTAAAAAACCGATCAGAAGGCCTATAATTGCACCTGGAATAAGCCACCAGTATGAAGGCCATTTATCAGTTTCAGTCAAATGATCAGCCAGTGTTTTTGACTCCTTAACAAGCCCTTTATCATGCAGGTCCTGCAGATATTTCTTAAAAAAAGGGTCCTCGATTTGATTTATCTGTTCTCTGAATGAGTCAAGTTCAGGTATTGAAATTTCGAAGGGACGTGTTTCCACGCTTTCGATCAGATTTCCTTTACTATTTGTAAGTGTTATTCTGTCATAAGCGTAGCCCGTACTTTGTTTATATGTTATAAGTGTTACCCCATCATACTGTTTCTTATTGGTGATTTGTGGGATTTGTCCATTAATAGTAACAATAATTGATGTTGTGCTTTCATTAACTGGAAAATCAAATTTGTTAGCATCACTTGTAAAGTTCAAATTTGTGAAATTATATAATGGGGAATCATCAACTTTAACCAGATCAGTGTCAAAAGAGATATAATCTGCAGCTGGTGGGATATTATTTATTGTTAATGTGTAACTTATTACCTGTCCCTCTAAAACTTTGTCCTGTGTTTGACCATTGATCTCAATGTTTGTTGCTGATGCCGTACTTGCAAGAAGTAAAAGTAAGAACAGTGATAAAAATAAGTAGTTTACACCCTTGAATGATTTCATTTTTTTATTACACCACCGCTTTAACATTATTTAACGATACCCTCTTTGCTAAATAGTTTATACTACAGGCTGATTTTTAATTAAACGGCTACTTTAATACAATTAAACTATACCATTATTCATTTATTCATTTATAATCGACGTAGAAAATATTTACACATATAAACAAGAAAGATAACTGTGTGATAAACATTTAAAAGTATACTTAATTTTTGAGTTGAATATAATTTCTCAGTCGGCCATAATTCAAGCG is drawn from Methanosarcina lacustris Z-7289 and contains these coding sequences:
- a CDS encoding tubulin-like doman-containing protein — encoded protein: MKRVDDDSSQSFKYPPNLTIVGVGGCGKKLAREICDNDWLLHYYSNDVNRLKIYTMDTDANESAEDQRWETKIMEKVDNLEGAGNIEFKSYYLPNLANITHVSDLTSAEVSASIKRSRSIKTWWLNDTENDGVTFQDLKRLDHFIMDDFGGGVHRRRAVSKAILYKVLSEGQANGFPTFSNPGVTAIIVGIGGGTGSGMFIDLARYIKEKRDDAIYLFAVLPTTKEGEKEQLNAAISLTELEYLNVSHDERLFDHVIFTSLGPTEYTNGQYELEEVDEFDSVFPQILTNFFHIERSDLNLSDARKSYSSFIFADSHVIEYPVEELRELKEQYSQIIHELGEIDAVRKNVNEIIEGLLIKFNISGEATPTMEVFEFIKTEYRNIEKVWTNNIAKLLNYHSVEQIEEFIKYNISEIQFEKIGTYNDLTSYISRVNNFAQGVAQEKLKDEIDKKLFHLIPEALETLVKNASLFRRVAAVENEDCRSVMINILKGKKDIPPLLGAMNARSQEIQILNTKLKSTEPKMAELNSLPIEVDKKIKDKLNDIDLDLESYAKLNRNIKYLPDNEQKLKETLDRYIDQLSTGKVRGNDKNSWFLSAGTKDIRMEIEAISKENECDLESLSRFIDSVTNYYFYKYKMKEVERGGLRAIILGKKKQLIKKYKEHAGKEEDYIKSNMKYWAIHIDTPFDIIIPDNFLTIDLIKKVEVLRERICNSIFADLNTNNIDSEKLDEIFASDDRVKIRQFLRENLTELHLEAANYFTSMDELNKYIKDINKEIEEKQLQYDMLDKVDATNTETFSSRKNFNLHYEYFHEHFELINKKIEAGKRTKKGIYKTKFGSVNPQILSLVEGKSDTNAIPDMGNLDMDKNGKLELDKLINLAKSTYQDLFESRKLGVNSLKISIGETERWTFGKAALVVSSTSGYVRSELMKSMISKDINQSLSLKKPNDSLLTPHGHTKPWEIALTFFAASSFLDNIYPLVAGGGYWEIYARNKENILHHVLKLQDGEYITRDVLLSSEAAGKIANNERIEEIPQEIKSLYKTKSLKEALKLENK
- a CDS encoding winged helix-turn-helix domain-containing protein, yielding MQRRSRTDIAVAILKTANNGAKKTHIVYEVNLNFNIAQKYLEMLKEKELIRNENGIFITTDKGKIFQDIAKEIKL